The nucleotide sequence cgctttATCGTAGATGGCGAGGGCGAGGCGATCCTTCACAGACGACATCGGGTTCTCGCATTCCATCTTGAGTACAATCTTTGCCTTGGTATGGTTCAGCTTGTTGAGGTACAATGCCGGCGTGTGGCCGATAAGCTGATCGATGGACTCCGCGACATTCTTAGACATGTCAAACGGTGCCGccatttcttttttcttcttggaGTGTCCCTGGGGTCTGTGCAcgtgcttgcgtgtgcgtattcAAATATGACGTAGATAGAAGAGCGCAAAGGGGTGGGAGGTCTGTCGGTCAATGCTTGCAGTTGCTTCGAACTATTCTTGCGTGGAGTCACATAAGAGGAGTGAGGAAGGGAAGCCCAATGTGCGCATATCATGCGTGGAGAcgacaaaggagagaaacagcgCAGGAGAGCGTCAGGCAAGGGAGCTCGCGGAGATAAAGAAGGCGATTCATGACCATGTTGGCGGCGAGGCTTGACACACATGCAAGAGCAAAGCGTGACAGACCACAAGGCTGATTAGAAGGATACCATGTGGACTGCATTGTAGAGGAGGAGCCCCCATGCAGCATGGAGTCGCCCCGCCTCCTCTACTTTTCACGCGACGCACCCGCCACTAAAAAGCcggcggagggggaggagaggctaAAGCGACATTCTGGGTAATGGAGACGGCAGACAGCTCAGTTGCAGAGACGCGTACGTTTTGCTATTGTGGTGGTCTttcgtctctgtgtgtgtgtgtgggtggggggacaTACTACATTGTATCTAAGCAGCCTATTTAGTGCCTGtagtgaaaaggggggggcgatgTCATGACTCACAGTGGCACCTCATCTGTTGACGCCAGCTTCACGCCGCGCCGCATCGCGGCAAAACGCTCCTGTGCCAGCTTCATAACTTGCGGGAACTGCTTCAGGTGAAGCTGGATCTTCCTTGGAGTCGGCCAATGACTCCACAAACAATTGCCCGTGTTGCCACGAAAGATGATCTCCATTAGGTGGCAGGTGGCACAGTAGGGGCACTCAGAGCTGGCATGCTTCGCCGGGTCAGCGTAGCGCATGTGGTACTGCGACATGCAAGCGCTATGCCCACTCGCCGTTCTCGTCGGAATTTTGTGACAGGTCTTAGCGACGCCAGCGGGGGGACGCATGCCCCCGGTGGTGTGCGCTACGGCTTTGAGAATAGGACGggatggtggcgcagcttctgctgccgcatgCACGCGGCGGCTTGACGACTCTCCTTCCAGTGATGCGTGCCCGAGGAGGGTCGGAGTGCATATTTCGCCTAGCAGCTCGCCGACTCGCGTCTCGCCATCATCGTTAGCCTGTTCCTCCTCTACGGGTTGCGACAGCTGCCCCTTTCCCAGCATACTCTTGATGGAAGCAACCGATGTCCCAGGGACACGCAACAGCCCGACTGGCTCCGGGTACAGCGGCACCAGATCACGGCAGGCCTCGAACTGAAATGGCACGGTGGCACTCACGTGAGCAACTAATGTGTTGAGTGCTGTCAGCTCAATCGGATCcgcggaagaagaggaaactGTAGACATGCGAAGCTCgtgtacagcagcgcgcaACGCCTCCGTTGCCACGCTATCCAAGCAGTCGCACAGCGTCAGTACGCCGTCCACTGCAACATGCTGCAATTCGGGTGTGAGGCGCTCCCAGCGATGAGCAATGATGCGCCAAGAGAGCAGGTCCATGAGTAGCTGAAGGGACGGAAAGCAGTTGTAATAGAAGCGAATTACGCCCCGTTCCTCCAGCGTACGCAGGTTAGGGCGGAGGCTACttgccagctgcgccagtcGCGTGTCCTGTGGTGTCCAGAGTGTCAAGCGAATGGCCGCCTCGGCCAGTGCAAGAAACGCCGGCATGTCCGCCGAAGCCTTCGGCATGGGAAAGGCCTCCTGGGCGGCGTAGCGGAGAGAGGCTGGTGCCTTGGCAGGCCCCTTTTGTCGCTCAAGAGACGCGACGAGCTGTTCGGCGAGCCCGTCAGCGAGCGTTGTGCCAGAATCGCTGGCACTGCTTTCTTTCTTGGCCCTCTTTGCTGGTGGCCGTCGTTGGCTTGGTGAAGAAGAGGCCAGCGGCTGACTCACCGCATACTTTGCCTTTGCCACCTCCAGCCATTGGTAGTAGGAGAAACTGCGCGATGATTCGGGCGGAACGAGCAGGccgtcgcgccgctgctgaagagcgCTCATTGCACAGAACGTTTCAAATGTGTTCTCGACGCTCATCTtttgtgggtgggtgtgtcggggggggggggggggaaggaggaggagagctgcATGTGAGCAAGTCACTCTGTTCTCATTTCAAAGCTGGAGAAGACGGGCGATGGTGAAAACATGACAAAGCTGCAACGTCGCTTCCATTCGGAGTAGCATGCGCAAAAGTCACGTGAAGGCGGTTCGCTCAGCATCGAGACATGATGTGTGGCAGGCAGTATTGGGAGTGTACAGAGGTGCAGCTTTTGAGGAATCAGGGTAGTGGGCCTCACTTCACTTcacacacatgcagcgaCACTCAGAGCGCAGTAGAACAGGGGAAAGGTGGCGTAGGGGCCACCTCCACTGTAGAGAGATGTTTTCTCAATGAAAAAAGCGGCGAGGAAAGTGGGAAAGCGTGCCCTGAACCCAGCTGCCGAAGCATGTATTGGGGGTGCGCAGCTGTACAGCTGCGCACCCCCACTCCACTCCGGCGCACCGTAGACCGTTTTTCTCaaggagtgggagagaagtACTGGAATGAGCTGCGATATCCCTGATACTCCCCCGTTAAAGGCAAGGTCATCCCAGAGAAGATTCGAG is from Leishmania panamensis strain MHOM/PA/94/PSC-1 chromosome 35 sequence and encodes:
- a CDS encoding hypothetical protein (TriTrypDB/GeneDB-style sysID: LpmP.35.3680), which produces MSVENTFETFCAMSALQQRRDGLLVPPESSRSFSYYQWLEVAKAKYAVSQPLASSSPSQRRPPAKRAKKESSASDSGTTLADGLAEQLVASLERQKGPAKAPASLRYAAQEAFPMPKASADMPAFLALAEAAIRLTLWTPQDTRLAQLASSLRPNLRTLEERGVIRFYYNCFPSLQLLMDLLSWRIIAHRWERLTPELQHVAVDGVLTLCDCLDSVATEALRAAVHELRMSTVSSSSADPIELTALNTLVAHVSATVPFQFEACRDLVPLYPEPVGLLRVPGTSVASIKSMLGKGQLSQPVEEEQANDDGETRVGELLGEICTPTLLGHASLEGESSSRRVHAAAEAAPPSRPILKAVAHTTGGMRPPAGVAKTCHKIPTRTASGHSACMSQYHMRYADPAKHASSECPYCATCHLMEIIFRGNTGNCLWSHWPTPRKIQLHLKQFPQVMKLAQERFAAMRRGVKLASTDEVPL